Below is a genomic region from Methanococcus vannielii SB.
ATAAATTATTTTCAAGATTATTATATTTATTATCTGAACTTTCTACGTTATTAAATAGGTCGTCCGATATCAAAATGCTGTTTTCTTCAATTTTAATCCCATCAAAACTTTCAAAATTTTCATCTACACTTTCAAAAATATCCGGAATAAGTTCTTCAATTTTAGTTTCTCGATAATTAATAATTTTGAATTCTTCTTTAACGTTATTTTCCCCTATTTTAGAAAGTTTTATATTGGAAAGGATATTCACATTATTTATCGCATCTAAAAAGTCAGGCATGATTTTAACGGCCTTTTTGTAATTTTTAAGGGCTTCGTCATACTTTTTAAAATTAAAAAAGATGCTACCAATATGGAAATGACTGTTTGCTTCAATGTAGTCAGCACTTCTTTTTTCAAAATCATTTATTTTTTCAAGTTCTAACTCGATATTTTTTGAAAGAGTATAATTATCGTTAAATTCTAACTGGAATACGTTAAATTCGTTATCTATACTTTTATCGGCTAAATTCATCGAAATTACACATTTTTCCATTTCAAAAGATACTTTAGATTCTGAAATAATTTTTTCATTTGGAAACATTGAATTAAACAAAAATATAACGTATTTACTTGTTTTTAACGCATATGTAGGATTTAGATTTGAATTTGGATTATCAAAATTTATTAAAAAACAATCCCGCTGAAATCCCTTTTCAAGAGTTTTTTTAAGCTGAATGGCATATTCAATTCCATTATTATCATGATAAACCACTGCATTGTTATAATCGGCCATATATGACTCCCTCAGTATACCTAATGGATAAAAAATATAATTGTTAAAATCATTTATAGTTATTTAAAAATTTTATGTTATATCTCAAAAATATCTGATTCTTTAAATGATAGTCCAACTCTTTTTCCGAGGTCTTTTGAAAGTTCAACATCATTTACATTACAGTAAACAAATCCTTCTTTTGAAATTGAGATTTTTTTTCCATGAATCTCTTTTACAAGGTCGCATTTAAGTGTAAGTATCCCTTCATCAAAATCATAAAAGGCAAAAGCTCCAAATGGGGCTTGACATCCGCCACCATATTCTTTTAAAGACCACCGTTCTGCAACTGCTTCAAGGTAAGTTTTTTTATCATTTATCTTTTCTAGGATTTCGTTTATTTCATAATCTTTTTTTCTTGAAGCAACGCCTATTACGCCTTGAGCAGGTGCTGGAAGTATTTCAAGTTTTTCATAGTTAAAATCTGATAAATCAATACCTTGTCGAATAAGCCCTGCTTTTGCCATGATTATTCCATCATATTCATTGTTTCGAAGTTTATCAATTCTTGTTGCAACATTTCCACGTAATAGCTTTACTTTTAAATTGGGGTTTGAAAGCTCTAAAAATGCAGTTCTTCGAATGCTTGACGTTCCAACGATTAATTCATCATATTCGATATTAAAATTACTATTTTTATTCCATAAAATTAAGTCATCAGGACTTTCACGTTTTGGAGTTGCAGTAATTTGTAATTCATCACTCCATAGTGTTGGAACGTCTTTTAAACTATGAACTGCAATATCAATTTCATTTTCAAGCATTTTATTGTCGAGTTCTTTTGTAAAGACGCCTATTCCAAGATCAGCAAGTTTTTTATTCTGGTCTTTATCCCCCGTCGTTTTTATAATAATTATCTCCGTTTCTACGCCGAGTTCATTTAAAAGACTCGCAATATATTTAGTCTGAATCATTGCAAGCTTACTTCCCCTTGTTCCAATTCTTAATTTCAAAATTTCACCGCTAAAATAATTAAAAACATTATATTATATAAAAACACTGAAATTTAAACTAGGTTACTATGGCATCATTTTAAAGGTAAAATGTGCTACAAAATTATAAATTTACCTTTACTTTTAAATTTTTTACTTAATATTACTTTTGTTTAAATTTAAGAGTTTAAAATTTTATTTTAAAAATTCTATATTCAATGAAAAAATTATTCACCCCTTAAAGTATCAACTGGATTTAATTTAGCTCCACTTCTTGCAGGGAAGTATCCACTTAATATTCCTACAACAAATGAGAATATTAATACACCAAATATTAATTCTGGAGAAATCCATGCTCTAATAAGCCCATATCCTGCAATCTTTGCAAAATATTCTATTGCTTTTGCAATTAAAATTCCAAAAACCGTTCCTATAATTCCACCAAATAATCCTAAAAATCCAGCTTCTATAACAAATATTGAAAGAATTGTATTATTTTCAGCACCAAGAGCTTTTAAAATTCCAATATCTTTTCTTCGTTCTAAAATACTCATATGCATGGTATTTGATATTCCAACTGCACCAACTAATAATGAAATTCCAGCAACACCTACTAAAAATAGTGTTAAAACTGAGAATATACTGTTAATTGATTCTGCAAGCTGTTCTGAAGTTAACACTGAAAAGTTTTCATCTCCTCGTGACTTTTCAATTTCTTTTTTAATATCTTCTGAAATTTTTACTACATCTTCTCCGGGACGAACGGAAACGGTTATGATATTATATTCGTCTTTTATTTTGAAAAGATCGTTTGAAGATTCATAAGGTAGCGTAATTGCGTTGTCATTTCTTGGGTTTCCTGTTTCTTTTAAAAT
It encodes:
- a CDS encoding tetratricopeptide repeat protein, yielding MADYNNAVVYHDNNGIEYAIQLKKTLEKGFQRDCFLINFDNPNSNLNPTYALKTSKYVIFLFNSMFPNEKIISESKVSFEMEKCVISMNLADKSIDNEFNVFQLEFNDNYTLSKNIELELEKINDFEKRSADYIEANSHFHIGSIFFNFKKYDEALKNYKKAVKIMPDFLDAINNVNILSNIKLSKIGENNVKEEFKIINYRETKIEELIPDIFESVDENFESFDGIKIEENSILISDDLFNNVESSDNKYNNLENNLSKIENDSYVPIESIEVSNLEKFQVDLDLEKKVTEEIKNDVESFEYLPKNNTKEENPTINKEIIENVSLISDVTLKNLKDYEENNNKGLKFFESANSYYESGEFEKAEEEYINAIQNDFENSELHNNYGCLLEQFERFEEAENEFKKAILLDKNNSKAQNNIATLFARLDNYAKAEEHYKKAIEINPCYWEAIYNLGAMYATIKRYDEAIIQVKSIIKIFRSEGNIKFVLELKKLVKHLKKLKIQNYNK
- a CDS encoding ABC transporter permease, which encodes MKTKDIISFAGKNITRKKTQSSLTIIGIVIGILAIVSLISLGYGVQNYIRGEITTVGADIISILPSQEFGGPVSGKNFKDKDVNAIKNVKGISNVLPGWFGGQIIEYRDQKSYANTYLITPSIYSDIFINSFGYSLDSGRWLNDNDKNSCILGYNVAKNTFNREVRVGDRVTIGDNRYKVVGILKETGNPRNDNAITLPYESSNDLFKIKDEYNIITVSVRPGEDVVKISEDIKKEIEKSRGDENFSVLTSEQLAESINSIFSVLTLFLVGVAGISLLVGAVGISNTMHMSILERRKDIGILKALGAENNTILSIFVIEAGFLGLFGGIIGTVFGILIAKAIEYFAKIAGYGLIRAWISPELIFGVLIFSFVVGILSGYFPARSGAKLNPVDTLRGE
- the hemC gene encoding hydroxymethylbilane synthase, producing the protein MKLRIGTRGSKLAMIQTKYIASLLNELGVETEIIIIKTTGDKDQNKKLADLGIGVFTKELDNKMLENEIDIAVHSLKDVPTLWSDELQITATPKRESPDDLILWNKNSNFNIEYDELIVGTSSIRRTAFLELSNPNLKVKLLRGNVATRIDKLRNNEYDGIIMAKAGLIRQGIDLSDFNYEKLEILPAPAQGVIGVASRKKDYEINEILEKINDKKTYLEAVAERWSLKEYGGGCQAPFGAFAFYDFDEGILTLKCDLVKEIHGKKISISKEGFVYCNVNDVELSKDLGKRVGLSFKESDIFEI